The genomic stretch CGCCGGCCGGGTAGTGCGCCTCCGGCGGCAGCTTGGTGGCCCGGCGCAGGCGTTCCTGCACGAACGCGGCGGACAGGGCGCCCGGGTCGTGGTGGAAGAGGGCGACGGCCGCGTAGTGGGCGGCGGCGCGGGCGCCCTCCTCGCCGGCGATGCCGGTCGCCCAGCTGAGGAAGTCGGCGTCGGCGGGGGCCTGCCGGACTCCGGGGCGCAGCAGCTTCAGCATTCCGAAGGGCGGGGTGCGGCGCAGGGCGCCGTGGTGACGCAGCCGCAGCCGGGCGGCGTCCAGGGGCGGGATCGGGGCGAGCGGGCCGATGAGGTCGCGCTGTTTGAGCCAGGTCCAGTGCGGGCCGCCGTTGTAGAGGGCGTGCGGGCCTTCGTTGGTGCGGTAGGGCCCTTCGGCGGTGCGGGCGCGGCCGCCCAGGGTGTGGTGGGCCTCGTACAGGGTGACCTCGGCGCCTGCCTCGGCGGCGGTGATCGCGGCGATGAGTCCGGCGAAGCCGCCTCCGATGACGGTGATGTGGGGCATGGAGCGGGTTCTCCCTCGGGTCGGTTCGGCTGGTTCGCGCATACGGCTGGTCCGTACGGCCGTACGGCTGTTGGTACGACCGGTCGTGACTACGACGGCGAGGGGGCGCCGGAATGTGACACGGTCCGCGTTTTTCCAGGTCAGGCCGATTGTCAGTGGTGGGGTGCAGCATGGGGGCATGGCGAGGAGAGCGACGGGCGGCGGCGGTGCGGCGGGCCGGGCCGGGGTGAAGGGTGCGCGACGGCCGGAGCTGCGGCCGCCGCCTCTGGAGCCGTGGCAGATGGGGGAGCTGGAGCCCGACGGGGACTATGACGGGCTGGAGTTCAGGGACGCGGACCTGACGGGGCAGGACGGCGTGGGCGCCCGGTTCATGGACTGTGCGCTGACGGGCTGTGTGGTGGACGGTACGGCGCTGGGGCGGGCCAGAGTGCTGGACTCGGTCCTGACGGGGCTGCGCGGAGTGGGGACGCATCTCGCCGAGTCCACGTTCCGGGACGTCGAGCTGGTCGACGCCCGGCTTGGCGGCACGCAGTTGCACGGCGCCGTCCTGGAGCGGGTCGTGGTGCGCGGCGGCAAGATCGACTGTCTGAACCTGCGCGAGGCCCGCCTCAAGGATGTCGTGTTCGAGTCCTGCGTCCTGGTCGAGCCGGACTTCGCGGGTGCGAGTCTGGAGCGGGTGGAGTTCGTCGACTGTGCGCTGAGAGAGGCCGACTTCGGCAGCGCGACGCTGAAGGACGTGGACCTGCGCGGGGCCGCTCCGCTGGAGATCGTGCGGGGACTGGACCGGCTGTCGGGGGCCGTGATCAGCACCGGGCAACTGCTGGATCTGGCACCGGTTCTGGCGGCGGAGCTGGGGATCCGGGTGGAGTAGGTCCTCAGGGCCTGTCCGGCGGAACGTGTCGCGGACGCGGGGTCCGGCACGCCCATCCGTGGCGTTGTCGTCGGTCCCCGACGCCCCGCGTCGGCTCCCTCCTCCGCCTTGCAGCCGGACGCGCCCGCCCCCGCTCACCTGCGCTGATGAGGTGCCGCCGCGTTCCCGCGACCTGATCCGCCGGACAGGCTCTACGGCACTCGGGGGAAGCGGGCCTGCAGGGTCCAGATGGCCGGGTTCTCCGCGAGGTCCTCATGGAGGTCGGTGAGGTCCGCGATCAGGTCGTGCAGGAAGTCGCGGGCCTCGCGGCGCAGTTCGGTGTGGGAGAAGGAGAGCGGGGACTCCTCGGCCGGCGCCCAGTCGGCGGTGATGTCGACCCAGCCGAAGCGGCGCTCGAAGAGCATCCGGTCGGTGGACTCGGTGAAGTCCAGTTCCGCCCGCTGCGGCCGGGCGGCGCGGGAGCCCATCGGATCCCGGTCCAGCCGCTCCGCGATGTCGCACAGCGCCCACGCGAAGTCGAGCACCGGCACCCATCCCCAGGCTGTGGACAGCTCCCGGTCGGTCTTGGTGTCCGCGAGATACACGTCACCGCAGAACAGGTCGTGACGCAGCGCATGGACGTCCGCGTGGCGGTAGTCGGTCTGCGGTGGGTCCGGGAACCGGTTGGAGAGGGCGTAGCCGATGTCGAGCACGGAAGAGATGGTGACACGCTTCGACACACACCCCGGCACATAAGATCGCTGACATGTCCAGATCCGTGCGCCTTGTCCCGGCCGCCGCGGCCCTGCTTGCCCTGGCTCTCACCACCACCGCATGCGGCGGCGGTGTCGGCGGTGTCCACGGCACCCCGGGCGGCTCCGGCGTACGCGACCCCTATTTCCCGAAGGCCGGCAACGGCGGCTACGACGTCGGGCACTACGACCTGGCCCTCGACTACACCCCCGCCGGCCGTCATCTCACCGGCACGGCGGTGATCACCGCCCGCGCCACCCAGGACCTGTCCGCTTTCAATCTCGACCTCGTCGGGCTGGACGTGGACTCGGTCACCGTGGAGGGCAAGAAGGCCCTCTTCGCCCGGGCCGGCCAGGAGCTCACCGTCCGCCCGCACGACGACCTGAGCAAGGGCGAGACGTTCCGCACCACCGTCCGCTACTCGGGCACCCCGCGCACCCTCACCGACCCCGACGGCTCGAAGGAAGGCTGGCTGCCCAGCGCCGACGGCGCTCTCGGCCTCGGCGAACCGGTCGGCTCCATGGCCTGGTTCCCCGGCAATCACCATCCCTCCGACAAGGCGACGTACGACATCACGGTCACCGTCCCCCAGGGTCTCCAGGCTGTCTCCAACGGCGAGTTGGCGGATCAGTCCACCAAGGGCGGCCGTACGACCTTCCACTGGCACACCGCCCAGCCCATGGCGAGCTATCTCGCCACGGTCGCCGTCGGTCACTACGACATAGCCCGCACCACGGGACCGCACGGCCTGCCGATCCTCACCGCCGTCGACACCTCCCAGGTGAAGGACACCAAGGACGTGCTGGCGAAGCTCCCCGACATCGTCCACTGGGAGGAGATCAACTTCGGCCCGTACCCCTTCTCCTCCACCGGCGCGATCGTCGCCGGCCCGGGCGACGCCGGCTACGCCCTGGAGACCCAGAACCGGCCCGTCCTCCCCGCCGACCTGTTCGACACCGATACGCTCGTGCACGAACTCGCCCACCAGTGGTACGGGAACTCGGTCACCCCCAAGTCCTGGCAGGACATGTGGCTCAACGAGGCCTTCGCCACCTATGCGGAGTGGCTGTACTGGGAGGACCACGGCGGCAAGAGCGCCCAGGAGACCTTCATGGACTACTACAACGGCGACAACGACACCATCTGGGCCTACCCGCCGGCGAAACCGTCGAGCGCCGCCCATATCTCCGACAGCCCCGTCTACCAGCGCGGCGCGATGGTCCTGCAGAAGATCCGGCAGAAGGTCGGCGACGACACCTTCTACGACATCATCCAGGGCTGGGCCGCCGCCCACCGCTACGGCAACGCGGACACAGCCGACTTCACCGCGTACGTGCAGAAGAAGGCACCGGGCCACGACTTCAGCGAGATCTGGAAGGACTGGCTGTACGGCGACGGCAAGCCGGCTCACCCGTGACCCCACCCATGACCCCGCTCATGACCGTCCGCCCGCCTCACCGCAGGTTTCCGCCCGGTGCAGTGCCTCGCGGTTCCCGGGGCGGGCGCGAGGCACTGCCGTAGCGCAGCGAGACACCGCCGAAGCTCGGCGCAGCGTCTGTCAGACGTTCACGCCGAAGTCCTGGGCGATGCCGACCAGGCCCGAGGCGTAACCCTGGCCCACCGCGCGGAACTTCCACTCCGCGCCGTTGCGGTACAGCTCGCCGAAGACCATGGCCGTCTCGGTGGCGGCGTCCTCGGAGAGGTCGTAGCGGGCGATCTCGGAGCCGCCGGCCTGGTTGACGATGCGGATGTAGGCGTTGCGGACCTGGCCGAAGTTCTGGCCGCGGTTCTCGGCGTCGTAGATGGAGACCGGGAAGACGACCTTGTCGATGTCGGCCGGGAGCGCGGCCAGGTTGACGTTGATCGCCTCGTCGTCGCCCTCGCCCTGGCCCGTGCGGTTGTCGCCGGTGTGGACGATGGAGTTGTCCGGGGTCTGCTTGTTGTT from Streptomyces roseochromogenus subsp. oscitans DS 12.976 encodes the following:
- a CDS encoding TerD family protein; its protein translation is MAVSLSKGGNVSLTKEAPGLTAVTVGLGWDVRTTTGTDFDLDASAIAVNGQGKVYSDAHFVFFNNKQTPDNSIVHTGDNRTGQGEGDDEAINVNLAALPADIDKVVFPVSIYDAENRGQNFGQVRNAYIRIVNQAGGSEIARYDLSEDAATETAMVFGELYRNGAEWKFRAVGQGYASGLVGIAQDFGVNV
- a CDS encoding M1 family metallopeptidase, translating into MSRSVRLVPAAAALLALALTTTACGGGVGGVHGTPGGSGVRDPYFPKAGNGGYDVGHYDLALDYTPAGRHLTGTAVITARATQDLSAFNLDLVGLDVDSVTVEGKKALFARAGQELTVRPHDDLSKGETFRTTVRYSGTPRTLTDPDGSKEGWLPSADGALGLGEPVGSMAWFPGNHHPSDKATYDITVTVPQGLQAVSNGELADQSTKGGRTTFHWHTAQPMASYLATVAVGHYDIARTTGPHGLPILTAVDTSQVKDTKDVLAKLPDIVHWEEINFGPYPFSSTGAIVAGPGDAGYALETQNRPVLPADLFDTDTLVHELAHQWYGNSVTPKSWQDMWLNEAFATYAEWLYWEDHGGKSAQETFMDYYNGDNDTIWAYPPAKPSSAAHISDSPVYQRGAMVLQKIRQKVGDDTFYDIIQGWAAAHRYGNADTADFTAYVQKKAPGHDFSEIWKDWLYGDGKPAHP
- a CDS encoding pentapeptide repeat-containing protein — translated: MARRATGGGGAAGRAGVKGARRPELRPPPLEPWQMGELEPDGDYDGLEFRDADLTGQDGVGARFMDCALTGCVVDGTALGRARVLDSVLTGLRGVGTHLAESTFRDVELVDARLGGTQLHGAVLERVVVRGGKIDCLNLREARLKDVVFESCVLVEPDFAGASLERVEFVDCALREADFGSATLKDVDLRGAAPLEIVRGLDRLSGAVISTGQLLDLAPVLAAELGIRVE